The Salvelinus namaycush isolate Seneca chromosome 26, SaNama_1.0, whole genome shotgun sequence genomic sequence tgtttagaattcaaggcactcttaacttctttgggacaggggggcagtattgagtagcttggataaaaggtgcccagagtaaactgcctgctactcagtcctaaaagctagaatatgcatatagttagtagatttggatagaaaacactctgaagtttctaaaactgtttgaatgatgtctgtgagtataacataactcatatgtcaggcaaaaacctgagaaaaaatccaaccaggaagtgggaaatctgaggtttgtagtttttcaagtcattgcctatcaaatatacagtgtctatggggtcatattgcacttcttaaggcttccactagatgtcaatagtctttagaactttgtttgatgcttctactgtgaagaaggggggaataagagctgtttgagtcaggggtctggcagagtgccacgagctcagtctcgcgcgctcccgtgagagttagctgcgttccattgcatttctatagacaaaggaattctcctgttgaaacaaacaaaacatcctaaagattgattctatacttagtttgacatgtttctacggactgtaatatgacttttcgtctgaactttcgcctggagtTGCTCgcgcctcctgagtttggatttgtgtactgaacgcgcgaacaaaaaggaggtatttgaacataaattatggactttatcaaacaaaaaaaacatttattgtggaactgggattcctgggagtgcattctgatgaagatcctcaaaggtaagtgaatatttataatgctatttctgacttctgttgactccacaacatggcaggtatctgtatggcttgtttttgtgtctgagcgccgtactcagattatttcATCGTGTGCTTTTTCCAataagtttttttgaaatctgacatagcggttgcattaaggagaagtttatctataattccatgcataacaattgtatcttttagcaatgtttattatgagtatttctgtaaattgatgtggctctctgcaaaatcaccagatgttttggaggcaaaacattactgaacattacgcgccaatgtaaactaagatttttggatataaatatgaactttatcgaacaaaacatacatgtattgtataacatgaagtcctatgagtgtcatctgatgaagatcatcaaaggttagtgattaatttaatctctatttctgctttttgtgactcctctctttggctggaaaaatggctgtgtttttctgtgactaggtgctgacctaacataatcgtttggtgtgctttcgtcgtaaagcatttttgaaatcggacactgtggctggatttacaacaagtttatctttaaaatggtgtaaaatacttgtatgtttgaggaattttaattatgggatttctgttgttttgaatttggcaccctgcaatttcactggctgttgttgaggtgggatgctagcgtcccgaatatcccagagaggttaaccagcatggctaccacagcattctgcagagatacgccatcccatctgatttgggcttagtgggactatcatttgtttttcaacaggacaatgacccaacacacctccaggctgtgtaagggctatttgaccaaggagagtgatggagtgccgcatcagatgacctcgcctccacaatcacccgacctcaacccaattgagatggtttgggatgagttggaccacagactgaaggaaaagcagccaacaaatgctcagaatatgtgggaaccccttcaagactgttggaaaagcattccaggtgaatctggttgaaagaatgccaagagtgtgcaaagctgtcatcaaggcaaagggtggcttctttgaagaatctaaaatctaaaatatattttgatttgtcaaacacttttttggttactacatgattccatatgtgttatttcatagttttgatgtcttcactattattctataatgtagaaaatagtaaaaataaagaaaaaccctggaatgagtaggtgtgtcgacttttgactggtactgtatataatatatatatatatacacacactacatgaacaacagtatatggacacctgctcgtcgaacatatcattccaaaatcatgggcattaatatggagctggtcccctctttgctgctatattagcctccactcttctgggaaggctttccactagatgttggaacattgctgcggggatttgcttccattcagccacaagagcattagtgaggtcgagcactgatgttgggcgattaggcctggctctcagttggcattccaattcatcccaaaggtgttcgattgggttgaggtcggggttCGGTGCAGGCCAGTCTAGTTCTTCGctaccaatctcgacaaaccatttctgtgtgtacctcgctttgtgcacgggggcattgtcatgctgaaacaggaaaggtccttccccagactgttgccacaaagttggaagcacagaagtgtgtagaatgtcattgtatgctgtagcgttaagatttcccttcactggaactaaggggccaagcctgaaccatgaaaaacagccccagatcattattcctcctccaccaaactttacagttcaaatcaaatcaaactttgtcacatgcgccgaatacaacaggtgtagaccttaccgtgaaatgcttacttacaagcccttaaccaacaatgcagttaaataAATAGTTAGGAAAATATTAACCAAATATAttcatgtaaaaaataataaaaccccaaaaatgtaacacaataaaataacaataacgaggctatatacagggggtaccagtaccgagttaatgtgcgggggtgcaggttagtcgaggtaatttgaacatgagtcgaggtaatttgtacatgtattggggcaggtagcgttctcctggtatctgccaaatccagattcgtccgtcggattgccagatggtaaagcatgattcatcactccagagaacgcgtttccactgctccagagtccaatggtggtgagctttacaccactccagccgacgcatgGTAtagcgcatggtgatcttaggtttgtgtgcggctgctcggccaggGAAACCCATTCATGAAGCTCGTGACGAACACTTCCTGtgttgatgttgcttccagaggcagtttggaactcggtagtaagtgctgcaaccgaggacagacgatttcagCACttgacggtcccgttctgtgaacttgtgtgacctaccactttgcggcgtagctgttgttgctcctagacgtttccacttcacaataacagcacttacagttgaccggggcagctctagcagagcagaaatttgatgaactgacttgttggaaagatggcatcctatgacggttccAAGgtgaaagtcaatgagctcttcagtaaggccattctaatgccaacgtttgtctatggagattgcattgctgtgtgctcgagtttatacacctgtcagcaacgggtgtggctgaattagccaaatccactcatttgaaggggtgtccacatacttttatatatacagtgtagtTGTGTAGAGAGAGATTGATTAATTTCAGTTTGACCTTTCATGcctagtttttttattttattatgttgCTGGTTATTGTTACAGTATAATAACTGTATTACAAATACTATTTTTAGTTTCAAACCATACAGTATGCAGAGCAGCAGAAGTAACAATCTGCTATAGGGAAAGTAAGATAAATATTAGGAAATGAATCATACAGTATCAGAGAAAGACTACAAAATGGTTGTTTAaattaatatatccacatagacAGTCACTGATTGGAGTTTACCAGAGTAAGTGCCCCTCTGCAAGGCCCCCCTTAGCCTTGTAAATTTGCCTATTTGTAAGTTAAGATTTGTCTGTATCCTTTTCTCAAAGTAAAACAAATAAAGAGCATTTAAAAGGTGTTTATCAAAAAAATCTTCCCGTGGGGCTGATGGCCCCAATCAATGTTATACTCTCCTACGCCCCTGCATGTAGTATAGTTACAGACAGAGACTGTGTGACACACAACACTTTAATTAAGTTAGAGGatatctctctctttaccccgCTGGTCAATCTGTCTTTCTGTCCTTCGTTTCCCCTGTGTGGGAGGCCGGTGTTCTGGGGTAAGAAGCTGGGAAAGTCCCATGATTTATGGCCTACTACAGGCCTGACTGCCTCTCGCCTCAGCGAGGTTAGCAGTGAGGGTAACGAGGGTTGATTGCTTCGCTCTATTCTCTTATTTGGGAAATCCTATATTGTTCATTGGGATTTATTGTCACTCGCATCCTTTGCAGTTTGCGATCTGATTAACATCATATTTGGGAAAGGGAAACAACTTTGAGTGCATTTTATTAGTTTGATTATTACATTGTGTGGTTCAGATGTTAATAATTAAGCAATGCAGAGGGAGAGTTATGGAGATTTTATCACCTGTCTCACATGGTAGACTCATTTCCCTGTTATATTTTTTTCACTTTTCACCTTTAGAAGAGCGCTACATAGAACCTCATAAAACTATAAACACCTATTTATACACTGGACAAACCCAAGAGCTAAACTTGTGATTCTTTATTTCATTTCCTCAGAACTTAAATGCAACTCCTTATAGATTTCCTAATTTCAGTAGAAAATATATGACAGACTTTTTTAGGATCCATTTCATTAATACATTCATCTTTACATTACATGTTTCTCTGCTTAGGTAGAGTAATGACCACTATTGCTTTCAAGTGTACCAAAGCAGCAAACCACAGTGAATATGGATGGATCACACTTGTGCATGGTCTACAAAACCCTCCATACTCTATGCTGACTGTTGAATCACCTTGAGGTCCAGTTGAATACTCCTGCTCTCGTTTTGCCTCAGATGGAGGAGCAACAGACTTCGGGTTATTAAAGCCAGCCAAGCTTACATGGAGAGCACGGCACACGGCAGAATATTGTGACTCAAGGCCAGAGGAGGAGGTTTGTTTTTATCATGGCAAAGCACCCAAATCATGTTGGTATGAAGAGGGCTATATAAATGCAAATTGTATTGGAGATCTATTAGAGTCCTGGAAAAGGGTTGTATGTAAATGTCTATAAGACCACAGTGGAGCACTCAGCCCAGGCAGATTAGTATGGGCTGCGATAAAAGAcaaaatagaaataaaaaaaatggaattgCCTTGTGGTAAATCATGGTGAACAAGGTGAGAACTTCAGTGAATGGTTGTGATTTATTGTATATGCAAGAGAGATGTATTGAAGAGAGATTGTTTTAAATGCGCCAGTGTCAAAGATTGTTGGGTGCAGTTCATAGTATTTGCTTTACTAAGGAAAGAACTCTCATGCATAAAATGTGATCGTGTTCAAATTCTAAGGTATGAAATCCAGAGATCATTAGAGTTACGTTTCGTAGTAATTTGGGGCTTTTATTGTAATGGTGCAAATTCTCTAGTCTAGACTAACTACATTAGTCCAGCCAAATGAGAGTGAGAAACAAGGGAAAGTTATAATCGGCTAAATAATTTCTTGCTTTGCTTGTTTGTGTCCTAAAGGATACTGAATAATGACTTTATTTTACCCTATAAAATAACAACCAATATAGATAAATTAATTAAGCCCATAACATAAACTCATCACATACACATGTTGAAATGTATGTTGTTGAAAAACAGTACAAGTACTATACAACAAGAGGGAATATGTGAGTGCTGTGAGCAAGTGTTGTCATGGAGATCAATAGTAGAGAAATAGTGTCCTCTAGTTATTTTCTAGGAGAAGTGCAGGCATTCCTGTCTGACATTCGGTGCTTGGGCAttagtagctaggtttccatccaatttgcaacagattttcatgGGAATATTCtgaaatctgcataaaacaatatgcacattatcCCACCAGTGTGTTGCCAAGAAACAGATTTATTGCAGATAAAAGTCTGTGCGTGATAACATagtccaactcaatcatcaagtttgcagacgacacaacagtagtgggcttgatcaccaccaacaacgagacagcctacagggaggaggtgagggcacttggagtgtggtgtcaggaaaacaacctctcactcaacgtcaacaaaacaaagaagatgatcgtagacttcaggaaacagcagagggagcagccccctatccacatcgaagggacagcagtggagaaggtggaaagttttaagttcctgggcatacacatcacagacaaactgaaattgtccacccCCAAAGAtaatgtggtgaagaaggcgcaacagcgcatcttcaacctcaggaggctaaagaaatgtggcttgtcacccaaaaccctgacaaacttttacagatgcacaatcgagagcatcctgtcaggctgtatcacagccgggtacagcaactgcaccgccctcaaccgcaaggctctccagagggttgtgtggtctgcacaacacatcaccgggggcaaactacctgccctccatgacacctacagcacccgatgtcacaggaaggccaaaaatatcatcaaggactacaaccacccgagctactgcctgttcacaccactatcatccagaaggcgaggtcagtacaggtgcatcaaagctgggaccgagagatataagctgtttttcaatctcaaggccaccagactgctaaacagcaatcactaactcagagaggctgctgcctacaatgagacccaatcactagtcactttaaataatggcactttaataatgtttacatatcttacattactcatatcacatgtatatactgtattttataccatctattgcaccttgcctatgccgctcggccatcgctcatccatatacttatatgtacatattctcattcacctctttagatttgtgtgtattaggtagttgttagggaattgttagattacttgttagatattagtgcactgtcagaactagaggcacaagcatttctctacactcgcattaacatctgttaaccatgtgtatgtgataaataaaatttgattttgatctgcacataaaataacttttgcggttaaattcccatgtaccgaagaaaaaatacaagttaaatggttTGCCGTCACACTTTCAACTCTAATGATGTTTTTGTCACAAAAACGGATTCGTTAGCCTTATAGCAAATTTGCCCCACAGTGTGGGtcggctacctacatgatgagattattatggataataaGAGCGATAAAATTTGTTTGTTAAATGgtagccaagcatcgatcatcatgtcaccagaataagaccctcaatatttattgaaaaggtgcatcaagctcatcaccgtgcactttcaccaccctgtaaaattcatcataatttatttaatctctAGACTAACAAACGGCATGCTTTcctgagtcatagtgggaggacctccaagtttacttcgatatgatagttattaaatcaatatttgcGAATAAAGGCGTTTCAactgccatttctcgcataatttaTTTTACCGTCACAAAAAGATCAGACCATTTTGAACAACCACATTTTATTTGTTCATGCTTCAGGTAATTAAATCAgcatgaaatggttggatggaaacctggttactgaTACAGAGCAGGATATTTCCTTGCCCCACTGGTACTAAGGACAGAGTTTCAATCACATACACGCAACAaagtacccactgggcaaaaactggttgaatcaacattgtttacaCATAATTTCAACCcaaaaatctatgtgatgacgttgaatcaacgtggaaaacgaAATCTCATCAACTTCCGGGCATGTTGtgtttttttcacccaacttttaacctaaatccaatgacatggtgaaagtTTTTATtaatttcatgttgaattcatgttagttgacaactcaaccaaatgtaaatcaaaagtaGATGTtggaactgatgtctgtgcccagtgggtagtgtcGATTCAGCTGTTCATTCTTAAAAAACGACTTCATAATGTAGACATCTTCATAATAAGCCTCCTGACTATTACAAAAAGGTGGCAAAAGTAAGCACACAGAAATGACAGGTGAGTAATATCTCAATaattaaaatgtttaaataataacgtatatacagtatatacaactCGAGAAGCATTAATAAAATGCTGGTAATGTCAACATTACAGAACGTTTCCCTTTAAAGTATTTACTCTATTGCAACTGGCTCATGatctatataaaaaaaatatcacaatACTTTTAAAACATATTATGACAGCAAGTCAAAAGCTTTGATAATGAACACCACTCCACCTTTCACCTCCTACCCTTCGTTTGAGTCTTTGGGAATAAGTATGCCCCTGGCGTCACTTCTTACGAACTGCTATATTCTTGCACACCCATGTCATGCCATCCTATAAAGTAAGTAAACAGACTCATATTACATCGGCACAGTATTAAACATTAGTGTGCAATCAGTGTCTATGAGGCTCTCTAAAtgtgcatacagtatgtgtgtgttgtgtgcaaatgtagtgtATGGGCAGtttgtgtgtacagtgcattctgaaattatttataccccttgacttttccacatcttgttacgttacagccttattctaaaatggattaaattaatatttttcctcatccatccacacactaccccataatgacaaagcgaaaacaggtttttagaaatgtttgctaatttataaaaaatgataaacagaaaaaacatatttacatcataaatattcagaccctttgctatgagactcgaaattgagcacaggtgcatcctgtttccattgatcatcctcgagatgtttctacaacttgattggagtccacctgtgggaaattcaattcattggacatgatttgtaaaggcctgtctatataaggttccacagttgacagtgcatttcagataaaaaaccaaaccatgaggttgaaggaattgtctgtagagctctgagacatgattgtgtcgagacacagatctatggaagggtaacaaaacatgtttgcagcattgaaggtccccaagaacagtcacctccatcattcttaaatggaagaagtttggaaccaccaagactcttcctagagctggccgcccgggccaaattgagcaatcgggggagaagggacttgttcaaggaggtgactaagaacctgaaggtcactctgaaagagctccagagttcctctgtggagatgggagaaccttccagaaggacaaccatctctgcagcactccaccaatcaggatgtatagtagagtggccagacggaagccaatcctcagtaaaaggcacatgacagccagcttggagtttgccaaaaggcttctaaaggacagtcagaccatgagaaacaagattctctggtcggatgaaaacaagattgaactctttggcctgaatgccaagcgtcacgtctggaggaaacttgataacctccatacggtgaagcatggtggtggcagcatcatgctgtggggatgtttttcagcggcagggactgggagtctagtcaggttgaatggagcaaagtacagagagatccttgatgaaaacctgctccagagcgctcaggacaacaacccttccaacaggacaacaatcctaagcacacagccaagacaacacaggggtGGCTtcgaggcctcccgagtggtgcagtggtctcaggcactgcatcacagtgctagctgtgccactagagattctgggttcgactgggagacccatggggtggcgcacaattggcccagcatcgtctgggttaggggagggtttggctggcagggatgtccttgtcccatcgcacactagagactcctgtggcgggccgggcgcagtgcacaccgacgtggtcgccaggtgtacggtgttttctccgccacattggtgcggctggattccgggttaagtgggcattgtgtcaagaagcactgcggcttggttgggttgtgtttcgggggacaCCCGGCTCGGCTCTCGACCttagcctctcccgagtccgtacgggagttgcagcgatgagacaagactataaCTACTAATTGGaaaccatgaaattggggagaaaaaggggtaaaaaagaAATAAAGTatatataaaaatacaaaaaatacaaaaaggaatggcttcgggataagtctctgaatgtccttgagtggcccagctagagcccggacttaaatccaatcaaacatctctggagagacctgaaaatagctgtgcagcgacgtccccatccaacctgacagagcttgagaggatctgcaaatacaggtgtgccaagcttgtagtgtcatacccaataagactcgaggctgtaatcgctgccaaaggtgcaacaaagtactgagaaatgggtctgaatacttaagtaaatgtgatatttcagttttttctttttaatacatttgcaaaaatgtctaaaccacCGTAGATGTGTGTTTTATACCTGTACTCCCTCTGCGGTAATTGCAGAGCAGGCCTGGATCTGCCATACCCGGTCTCTGATGGTGTGCAGGTTGAGGCCCTCAGCTAGCTCTGATGCAGGAGCCGCAGTCATCAGGTCCTGCTTGTTGGCAAATATCAACAGTGGCACCATGCTCAACTTCTCTTCTTCCATCAACTCAGCTAGCtcctgtgtgtttgagtgtgtgtgtgtgtatgtgtaagagAAGGGTGGGGGAGGGGTTCAATCAATAACTGCATCAAAATAGGGATATCAGAAGACAGCTGAATAGAATATTGTGCATTTTTACAGACTGGTGACACTTTACCTGACCGGTCTCTTCAAAGCGTTTCCTGTCTGAACTGTCAATCACATAGATCTGTGACGAagatggacagaggagagtatTAGTGACAGATAGGTTCAACCGTATAAAGCTTTCTGTCTCCATTTATTTGTGGTCAGAATACTTTTTGGACCCACCAGTACGTCTGTGTTCTCAAAGTAGTTCCTCCAGTACGGGCGGATCTTGCGCTGGCCTCCAATGTCCCAAACATTTAGCTTAAATCCCTGGGACTGCATGCTCTTTATGTTGAATCCCTGTggacagaggaggagagtgcCCATTAATGCAACGCTTTGGACAGTTTGTGATCACTGTGAGCATGTGTAACTATGCTTTcatgagtgtctgagctgtgtttATGCTATTGTCTATATCCAGGGTTGGGCAGGTTACTTCctaaatgtaatctattacagttactagttacctgtcaaaTTGTATTCAGTAATGTATATTTTGGAACACCCAAACACAGTAATGTAATATGTTTACTTTctgttacttttggattactttccccttaagaggcattagaagatcacaaaaaggatccatcaaatgcatttggtgcgtcatcatagtggtctctgcatttttttacattttattttttattggctACAtcatttctgaatttaaaagtaatcaatgtagtcatctagtttttcaaaagtatctgtaatctgattacaatattctTAATGGTAACGTAACTGATTGCAGGTACTGTTTTTTCTAATAAGATAAtatgtaactgattacatgtattCAATTACTCCCTAATCCTGTGTATATCAGTACATTTACCTGAGTAGGGGTGATGTGGCTGACATCCTCTGAGGCTAGCTGTTTAAGCAGGGTGGTCTTGCCAGCATTGTCCAGCCCTAGCAACAGTAACCGCACCTCCTGGTCCGGAGAGTGCTTCAGTCTTCGCAGAATCGACAGCAAACCCTGCAGTGCATCACACATCCAGGTCAGGTGACATCATGACAAACAGTACAAGTTGGTACTTAGGTTATAGCTATGTAATGTAATAAGAACCTAGGCAACAAGGCATTATGTTCAAACATAATTAACAGCAGGTGGTCCAGCTACAAACAACTTCTGTTCTGTTAACAGGGTTACCTGAAAGCACATTATTGCATAACAGAGCCAACACACCAGGGCAGAAATAATGCGAGGCCAGAGGCCGCGGGCAACCTCAGCCAATCACGAAACGCCCTGGTGTGATTGGGTTTGGCATGGCACAGATTAATCAAGACGAGCCCGAGCTCTGTGTGCAGGAGGCAAGAAGCACTAAGAGCACAGATTTAACTGTTAGCCTCTTGCCATGGCCTACTTTCACACCACCTTTGATTGGACAGTTGAGACATGTGCACAGCAAGAAGACTCTTCCAGTGTTGAGGGAGGCTTAAGAGGTCTTCTTATTCACTGCACTTTTTGATCCAGCCAACTAAATAGACAGCAGATTCTCTAGCCACATCCTTGTGATATAGTTAATGTCACAATCACTGTAGATTACATGCAATCTGAGTAGGCAACAAGAATTAGGACTAGCTAAATAAATTGAGAGACTACACGTGTCACAGGTGATTCTGTATTCAGCTTGGAGGATGAATGTATTTAACGGTTTGGGGTACTTTATTACTGCAGGAATCAGTAATATGGTATCAAGCCGTACTTGTTAGTTTAGATAACTGATTACCAATCACAAGTTAAAAATGTGTCCATAACATTTGAAACGTTGTCactgttattagctagctatagcttgTCTATGCGTAACCTTACTTGACAGAAAATACATGGTATTATTTGTTATAAAGTTATGTTCTGACAGTAACAACCGTAATTCATTATTTACATGAATGACAATCAGCATGCCCTTCCAGGTACAGACCGTATTGGCAGGTacaggctgtactgtactgtagctaacgttaacgttactaaccctagctagctaactgttagaAAGCTACGTTAAAGTTAGTCGCGTCGCACTTTTTGGATAACTGACTAACGTTACTCTTTCGCCCATACGATATTGCATTTAGCCATATAGCTCAATTCCAACTTTATGTTGATCATATTGCAGGGTACTTACCATGGTTTGCTCAGCTAGTGGCTCCTGTTCAGGCTCAGTGAGTggattagctagctagtagcatTTGACTGTATTCATTCGGAGAACAGCTGCAAAGCTCCCCGTAGCTATGGTAGCCGTGACGTCATAATAAACAACGACGTGCCATTATTTTGCCGAGCTCGAGACCCATTTATATCTGCGATTATTTCAGTTTTTCTGATTAGGAATTGCCCATTTTAAGAACTGATCTCTTACTAAATTATCTTCATTTCCAGTGCTTGTGACTCACTCAGACAAATAGTCTACAGCAGGGATTTCGCAAGTATGGCTAACTGCGGCCGAGAGTATAGgcgagtgggtgtgtcgaaaggagtgagtgtgtgtgtgtgtgtgtatggaaagCGAATCATTTATGGCAGATTTGTTGTCACTCAAGTCCGTTTTGCGTGGCTGATTGGGCTGCACAACAAATCGATAAACCGGCAAACAGTGCACTGGGGTATGGACATCCTGCCAACCTGAGATCTGACCAATAGTGTGCAACTGCAGCCCGCAATTCGGTAGT encodes the following:
- the LOC120020995 gene encoding ADP-ribosylation factor-like protein 3 yields the protein MGLLSILRRLKHSPDQEVRLLLLGLDNAGKTTLLKQLASEDVSHITPTQGFNIKSMQSQGFKLNVWDIGGQRKIRPYWRNYFENTDVLIYVIDSSDRKRFEETGQELAELMEEEKLSMVPLLIFANKQDLMTAAPASELAEGLNLHTIRDRVWQIQACSAITAEGVQV